From Acidobacteriota bacterium, one genomic window encodes:
- a CDS encoding spermidine synthase: MNIQELGYQQTPLGDLTLRRRLETLLDYREVYEVKLGDDYLMSSLFTEAEQQLATLGLAPLKGKLDVVIGGLGLGYTAAEALKNDNLESLLVIDLFQTVIDWHNQGLVPLGSGLRDDPRCELRQGDFFALAHTGFDTATPDRKFEAVLLDIDHSPKHFLDATNESFYTTKGFTAIRHQLKPNGTFALWSNDPENEAFTTHLKQIFGTADAYDIEFANPYTGSTSINSVYVAQNGR, translated from the coding sequence ATGAATATACAAGAACTTGGGTATCAGCAGACGCCGCTTGGCGATCTGACGTTGCGTCGGCGGCTGGAAACGCTTTTGGATTACCGCGAGGTCTACGAGGTCAAGCTCGGCGACGATTATCTGATGTCGAGCCTCTTTACCGAGGCCGAACAGCAACTCGCAACCCTCGGCCTCGCGCCGCTTAAGGGCAAACTCGACGTCGTCATCGGCGGTCTTGGACTCGGATACACCGCTGCGGAAGCTCTCAAAAACGACAATTTAGAGAGCCTGCTCGTCATCGACCTTTTCCAAACAGTTATCGACTGGCATAACCAAGGCCTCGTCCCGCTCGGTTCCGGGCTGCGCGATGACCCGAGATGCGAACTCCGCCAAGGCGATTTCTTCGCCCTCGCCCACACCGGCTTTGACACAGCCACGCCGGACCGAAAATTCGAGGCCGTCCTTCTCGACATCGACCACTCGCCAAAACACTTCCTCGACGCCACAAACGAGTCGTTCTACACCACAAAAGGCTTCACCGCCATCCGCCACCAACTAAAACCGAACGGCACATTCGCCCTCTGGTCCAACGATCCCGAAAATGAAGCTTTCACCACACATTTGAAACAGATCTTTGGCACTGCCGATGCTTATGACATCGAATTCGCCAATCCTTACACTGGCTCGACATCGATCAATTCAGTGTATGTTGCACAAAACGGCCGTTAA